Proteins encoded in a region of the Clostridium butyricum genome:
- a CDS encoding polysaccharide biosynthesis protein gives MKKWKTLIIMIIDIFMVNMAYLFSINIVMGERFTEISKIYTHDVIALSLIYLVCFYLFKMYESLWHLTGTDEFLLGVGGNILAGILSIGYTRIFGSTIPLNVSVVGILLSIFCVLGYRILYRVYRRTLLYIPFKYSADQRRVMIVGAGSAGTMIINEMMARRELKYNPIVLIDDDKSKLGKRISGVKIEGNRYDIPYIVGEQEIDLIVIAIPSIDSKNKSEIIEICKNTNCKLQIIPGMYEILSGDATVSRIKDVDLEDLLGRDPIQLDNKGIEDYIKGRTILVTGAGGSIGSELCRQISMFQPKKLVLFDIYENNVYDIQNELREDFPDMDLSVLIGSIRDRDRLHEVFTKYKIDVVFHAAAHKHVPLMEDSPKEAVKNNVFGTLNLALEASAAGVSRFVMISTDKAVNPTNIMGATKRLCEMIVQAMDKQSKTEFVAVRFGNVLGSNGSVIPLFKRQIAHGGPVTVTHKKIIRYFMLIPEAAQLVLQAGAFAKGGEIFVLDMGKPVKIYDLACDLIRLSGLEPNKDIKIVFSGLRPGEKLYEELLMSEEGLQDTVHNKIYVGKPTFEDMDKLTIKLEQLRKLLELNDIDEIKHVMQMIVPTYHYKNVDEVAAENADKE, from the coding sequence GTGAAAAAATGGAAAACTTTAATAATTATGATAATTGATATATTCATGGTGAATATGGCATATTTATTTTCTATAAATATAGTCATGGGAGAAAGATTTACAGAAATTTCAAAGATTTATACCCATGATGTTATTGCTTTAAGCCTTATATATCTTGTATGTTTTTATCTATTCAAAATGTATGAAAGCTTGTGGCATTTAACAGGAACCGATGAGTTTCTACTTGGTGTTGGAGGAAATATTCTAGCAGGTATATTATCAATAGGATATACTAGAATATTTGGTTCAACAATACCATTAAATGTTTCAGTTGTAGGTATACTTTTAAGTATTTTCTGCGTACTTGGTTACAGAATTCTTTATAGGGTATATAGAAGAACTCTGTTATATATACCATTTAAGTATTCTGCAGATCAAAGAAGAGTAATGATAGTAGGTGCTGGTTCAGCAGGTACTATGATTATTAATGAAATGATGGCAAGAAGAGAACTTAAATATAATCCTATAGTTCTTATTGATGATGATAAAAGTAAGCTTGGTAAAAGAATATCTGGTGTAAAAATTGAAGGTAATAGATATGATATACCATATATTGTTGGAGAGCAGGAAATTGATTTAATTGTAATTGCAATTCCATCTATAGACTCTAAAAATAAGTCAGAAATTATTGAAATCTGTAAAAATACTAACTGTAAGCTACAGATAATACCAGGAATGTATGAAATACTTAGTGGAGATGCTACAGTAAGCAGAATTAAAGATGTTGATTTAGAAGATTTATTAGGAAGAGATCCTATTCAGTTAGATAATAAAGGAATAGAGGATTATATAAAAGGAAGAACTATACTTGTTACTGGCGCTGGTGGATCTATTGGATCAGAACTTTGCAGACAGATTTCTATGTTCCAACCTAAAAAATTAGTATTGTTTGATATTTATGAAAATAACGTTTATGATATTCAAAATGAATTAAGAGAAGACTTCCCTGATATGGATTTGTCTGTTCTAATAGGATCTATAAGAGATCGTGATAGACTTCATGAAGTTTTCACAAAGTATAAGATTGATGTTGTATTCCATGCTGCAGCACATAAACATGTACCATTGATGGAGGACAGTCCTAAAGAAGCTGTTAAGAATAATGTATTTGGAACACTTAATTTAGCACTTGAAGCAAGTGCTGCAGGTGTATCAAGATTTGTTATGATTTCAACAGATAAGGCTGTTAATCCTACAAACATAATGGGTGCAACAAAGAGATTATGTGAAATGATTGTTCAAGCAATGGATAAACAGTCAAAGACAGAATTTGTAGCTGTAAGATTTGGTAATGTACTTGGAAGTAACGGGTCAGTTATACCTTTATTTAAGAGACAAATTGCCCATGGTGGTCCTGTTACTGTTACACACAAAAAGATAATAAGATACTTTATGCTTATACCTGAAGCAGCTCAACTTGTACTTCAAGCTGGTGCATTTGCAAAAGGTGGAGAAATTTTTGTACTTGATATGGGTAAACCAGTTAAAATATATGATTTAGCATGTGATTTAATAAGACTTTCAGGACTTGAACCTAATAAAGATATAAAGATTGTATTTTCAGGACTTAGACCTGGAGAAAAGCTTTATGAAGAACTACTAATGAGTGAAGAAGGTTTACAAGATACAGTTCATAATAAAATATACGTAGGAAAACCAACCTTCGAAGATATGGATAAATTAACTATTAAGCTTGAACAGTTACGTAAACTGTTAGAGTTAAATGATATTGATGAAATTAAACATGTGATGCAGATGATAGTTCCAACTTATCATTATAAAAATGTGGATGAAGTTGCTGCTGAAAATGCAGATAAGGAGTAA
- a CDS encoding glycosyltransferase family 2 protein has protein sequence MVKVSIITPVYNVEACIEKCVKSVMNQTCKEFEFLLIDDGSKDKSIDIAKELLEGSDINYKIITQKNSGVSTARNEGIKKAVGEYITFLDSDDYIAPEFIELMTKKADKTNCDVVFCDYSEVDANGNVLIESRTKYLSDFITGREAALKQLADEITIGMRSGIYKTSVIKDNNIFFDTKRKYGEDMIFIVKTLLEANKVISVNKVLAFYVIWSNSVTQNVSLKHLDCYYSYVDLLEYIRDKGDLQEIDKFLVEYKIPYSISHVFSILSKDPKFHDDLFEFLNKGQVKESLKRYKIQKMDKNNIRYFIQCEGMRKCPKLFIKILNKIR, from the coding sequence TTGGTAAAAGTATCTATAATTACTCCTGTTTATAATGTAGAAGCTTGCATTGAAAAATGTGTTAAGTCTGTTATGAATCAAACCTGCAAGGAGTTTGAATTTTTACTTATAGATGATGGATCAAAAGACAAAAGTATAGATATTGCAAAAGAATTATTAGAAGGTTCTGATATTAATTACAAAATTATAACACAAAAGAATTCAGGAGTAAGCACTGCGAGAAATGAAGGTATAAAAAAGGCTGTTGGAGAGTATATTACATTTTTAGATTCTGATGATTACATAGCTCCAGAATTTATAGAATTAATGACTAAAAAAGCAGATAAAACAAATTGTGATGTTGTATTTTGTGATTATAGCGAAGTTGATGCTAATGGAAATGTATTAATTGAGAGCAGAACTAAATATTTAAGTGATTTTATAACTGGAAGAGAAGCAGCATTAAAGCAGCTTGCAGATGAAATTACTATAGGTATGAGAAGTGGTATATACAAGACTTCAGTCATTAAGGATAATAATATTTTCTTTGATACAAAGAGAAAATATGGAGAAGACATGATATTTATAGTTAAAACTTTATTAGAAGCTAATAAAGTAATTTCTGTTAATAAGGTTCTTGCCTTTTATGTTATCTGGAGTAACAGTGTGACTCAAAATGTATCATTAAAGCATCTTGATTGTTACTACTCTTACGTGGATTTATTGGAATACATAAGAGATAAGGGAGATTTACAAGAAATTGATAAGTTCCTTGTGGAATATAAAATACCATATTCTATATCACATGTATTTTCAATTTTATCAAAAGATCCAAAGTTCCATGATGACTTATTTGAGTTCTTAAATAAAGGACAGGTAAAGGAATCATTAAAGAGATATAAAATTCAGAAAATGGATAAAAATAATATTAGATATTTTATTCAATGCGAAGGTATGAGAAAATGTCCTAAATTATTTATAAAAATTTTAAATAAAATAAGATAG
- a CDS encoding LicD family protein, with protein MVNDRTQHNESDYEDLSLRDAQMLMVDILKDVHAICERHGLKYFLDAGTLIGAVRHKGFIPWDDDMDIGMLREDYEKFLEIAKKELPDHLFLQTFETDDKYDIYQVPCKIRYNGTILIEKGIAENSEMHNGVYIDVFPYDSLPKSNFVYKVQRALSYNILKSFIRIREKPENLSLKNRLTFTFYKIVRGLFPDKRRKKFFDFLVKWNDVNSPYMGYGLDTVWSEYVYKKEDYFELTKLEFEGNYFYGPKNYHAILTQLYGDYMTPPKEEERQWHAKEIKKLKSI; from the coding sequence ATGGTTAATGATAGAACTCAACATAATGAAAGTGATTACGAGGATTTAAGTTTAAGAGATGCTCAGATGTTAATGGTTGACATATTAAAAGACGTTCATGCAATTTGTGAAAGACATGGATTAAAATACTTTTTAGATGCTGGAACACTTATTGGAGCTGTTAGGCATAAAGGATTTATACCATGGGATGATGATATGGACATTGGAATGCTTAGAGAAGACTATGAAAAATTTCTTGAGATTGCAAAGAAAGAATTACCAGATCACTTATTTCTTCAAACATTTGAGACTGATGATAAATACGATATTTATCAGGTTCCATGTAAAATAAGATATAATGGAACTATTTTAATTGAAAAGGGAATAGCAGAAAATAGTGAAATGCATAATGGTGTATATATTGATGTATTCCCTTACGATAGTCTTCCAAAAAGTAATTTTGTATACAAAGTTCAGAGAGCGTTAAGTTACAATATATTAAAGAGCTTTATAAGAATTCGTGAAAAGCCAGAAAACTTAAGTTTGAAAAATAGACTTACATTTACTTTTTATAAGATAGTCAGAGGATTATTTCCTGATAAAAGAAGAAAGAAATTTTTTGACTTTTTAGTAAAATGGAATGATGTTAACTCTCCATATATGGGATATGGTTTAGATACTGTATGGAGTGAGTATGTTTATAAAAAAGAAGACTATTTTGAACTTACAAAGCTTGAATTTGAAGGAAATTATTTTTATGGACCAAAGAATTACCATGCTATTTTGACACAGTTATATGGTGATTATATGACACCTCCAAAAGAAGAAGAACGTCAGTGGCATGCAAAGGAAATTAAAAAGCTTAAAAGTATTTAA
- a CDS encoding glycosyltransferase family 2 protein, whose translation MNYEISVVVPVYKVRDRIIRTLESLKAQTFKDFEVLFVDDGSPDDSSDFADNYLKDSDVAYKIIKKKNGGVSSARNLGIEEAKGEYIMFLDSDDYIDKNMLKGFYDKILEGNFDVLYCAYVFEESNEKEITNNMKDLNYGEVSGKEAALGLIYGTTYTHIMANLFKRSLLINNNIRFDEKRKFAEDISFMVKAYASSERVYCINKIYAHYVKWGESAMNNINLNYKDVYYSNVETLQYIKEKFNDKALEKAMVTSRIPAAIVNIFIGFATKKELHDDMYEFINDEKVRKDLRRYKMYKLEKDRLKYLILSKVILLKPSIIENYYGKRS comes from the coding sequence ATGAATTATGAGATCAGTGTCGTAGTTCCTGTGTATAAAGTTAGAGACAGAATAATAAGGACACTAGAATCTTTAAAAGCTCAGACATTTAAAGACTTTGAAGTATTATTTGTAGATGATGGGTCACCAGATGATAGTAGTGATTTTGCAGATAATTATCTTAAGGATTCAGATGTTGCTTATAAAATAATAAAGAAGAAAAATGGTGGTGTAAGTTCAGCAAGAAACCTTGGAATAGAAGAAGCTAAAGGTGAATACATAATGTTCTTGGATTCTGATGATTATATAGATAAGAATATGCTTAAAGGATTTTATGATAAAATATTGGAAGGAAATTTTGATGTTTTATATTGTGCATATGTCTTTGAAGAAAGTAACGAAAAAGAAATAACAAATAATATGAAGGATTTAAATTATGGTGAAGTGTCTGGAAAAGAAGCAGCTCTTGGGCTAATCTATGGGACTACTTATACTCACATAATGGCAAATTTATTTAAACGTTCACTACTAATAAATAATAATATAAGATTTGATGAAAAGAGAAAATTTGCAGAAGATATCTCATTTATGGTAAAAGCATATGCATCTTCTGAAAGAGTATATTGTATAAATAAGATTTACGCCCATTATGTAAAATGGGGAGAATCGGCAATGAACAATATAAATTTAAACTATAAGGATGTCTATTATTCTAATGTTGAAACTCTTCAGTATATAAAAGAAAAGTTTAATGATAAAGCTTTAGAAAAAGCAATGGTTACAAGTAGAATACCAGCTGCAATAGTAAATATATTTATAGGATTTGCAACTAAAAAAGAATTACACGATGATATGTATGAATTTATTAATGATGAGAAGGTAAGAAAAGATTTAAGAAGATATAAAATGTATAAATTAGAAAAAGATAGATTGAAGTATTTAATTTTGAGTAAAGTTATTTTACTTAAGCCTAGCATCATAGAAAATTATTATGGAAAAAGAAGCTGA
- a CDS encoding sensor domain-containing diguanylate cyclase — MKFLIKRYGTSIKINIFDKIIILLTVICFCATLTFSFISYYSSWKNNVESIENNLEEFSNNTKLLIEEYLDKNFKILDYIAGFKEIYKMDWKEQYEFLISKTKNLDFNHYIIMDMLGQGHYTNTGEIKNQINEEFYRDIIFNEEFLSEPFLQVNENRSITTLSVSIYDKENEKVGALCGVIDLSKINKLFEYKTIGKGGYCFLINREGYYVSHTNMEYVHKRKNIFNDSVIDENNNIEFLKYVTNINKSLLGNVTLNNNVYYTSIDPIENADWYVVYLFPKLEIMKNLNKFISFQIMVVIFGILLMLLIIRLIYTSIENHKMACTDSLTKLNNHFSYKLTMKKLENKYNKNITIIGFDLNGFKLINDTYGHNIGDKALCVFSEILLKVFKNKEFVGRIGGDEFIVISLEDNYENTEIKLKDLEKLISEYNKESEYRLGTSFGYCTRVKGDKSSLEKIQQEADICMYKNKKLL; from the coding sequence ATGAAATTTCTTATTAAGAGATATGGAACTAGTATAAAAATAAATATTTTTGATAAGATTATAATTTTATTAACAGTTATATGTTTTTGTGCAACATTAACATTTTCCTTTATATCTTATTATAGTTCATGGAAAAATAATGTTGAATCTATTGAAAATAACTTGGAGGAATTTTCTAATAACACGAAGCTTTTAATAGAAGAGTATCTTGATAAAAATTTTAAAATACTAGATTATATAGCGGGGTTTAAAGAAATTTACAAAATGGATTGGAAAGAACAATATGAATTTTTAATATCAAAAACTAAGAATTTAGATTTTAATCACTATATAATAATGGACATGTTAGGACAAGGACACTATACAAATACAGGAGAAATAAAAAATCAAATTAATGAAGAATTTTATAGGGATATAATATTTAATGAAGAATTTCTTTCTGAACCTTTTTTACAAGTTAATGAAAATCGCTCAATTACAACTTTAAGTGTATCTATATATGATAAAGAAAATGAAAAGGTTGGAGCATTATGTGGTGTTATAGATTTAAGTAAGATTAATAAGTTATTTGAATATAAAACAATAGGAAAAGGAGGATATTGTTTTTTAATAAATAGAGAAGGGTACTATGTTTCACATACCAATATGGAATATGTACATAAAAGAAAAAATATATTCAATGATAGTGTGATTGATGAAAATAATAATATTGAATTTTTGAAATATGTAACTAATATAAATAAATCGTTACTTGGAAATGTTACATTGAATAATAATGTATATTATACGAGTATTGATCCAATTGAAAATGCTGATTGGTATGTTGTATATCTGTTTCCTAAGTTAGAGATAATGAAAAATTTAAACAAATTTATTAGTTTTCAAATTATGGTTGTAATATTTGGAATATTGTTAATGCTATTGATAATAAGATTAATTTATACCAGTATTGAAAATCATAAGATGGCATGTACAGATTCATTAACCAAGTTAAACAATCATTTTTCTTATAAGTTAACAATGAAAAAATTAGAAAATAAATACAATAAAAATATTACAATTATAGGTTTTGATTTAAATGGTTTTAAACTAATTAATGATACATATGGACATAATATTGGAGATAAGGCACTTTGTGTATTTTCAGAAATTTTATTAAAGGTATTTAAAAATAAAGAATTTGTTGGGAGAATAGGCGGCGATGAATTTATAGTAATTTCATTAGAAGATAATTATGAAAATACTGAAATTAAGCTAAAAGATTTAGAAAAGTTAATAAGTGAATACAATAAGGAGAGTGAATATAGGTTAGGTACTTCATTTGGATATTGTACTAGGGTTAAGGGGGATAAGTCGTCTTTAGAGAAAATTCAACAAGAAGCAGATATTTGTATGTATAAAAATAAAAAACTATTATAG
- a CDS encoding RNA polymerase sigma factor: protein MNKNCLENQIADYVIQYKENIYCLAFSYVKNADDALDIVQESIYKALSSKDSLKNPNYIKTWFYRIVVNASLDFLRKKRKLDVVDSEIFSSLDHGVIDDYENVDLQKALDNLPSNYRTIIILRYFEDLKIDEIAEILNENINTIKSRLYKSLKILRIKMNDSEEVYYER from the coding sequence ATGAACAAAAATTGTTTGGAAAACCAAATAGCAGATTATGTTATCCAATATAAAGAAAATATCTACTGCTTGGCCTTTAGCTATGTAAAAAACGCTGATGACGCTTTAGATATTGTTCAAGAATCTATATATAAAGCCCTATCATCAAAGGATTCTCTGAAAAATCCTAATTATATAAAAACATGGTTCTACAGGATTGTAGTAAATGCTTCTTTAGATTTTTTACGAAAAAAAAGAAAACTTGATGTTGTAGATTCAGAAATTTTTTCTAGTTTAGACCATGGAGTAATTGATGATTATGAAAATGTTGATCTCCAAAAAGCATTGGATAACCTGCCATCAAATTACCGTACAATAATAATTTTACGATACTTTGAAGATTTAAAGATAGATGAAATTGCAGAAATTCTCAATGAAAATATTAATACAATAAAAAGCCGTTTATATAAGTCGCTTAAAATTTTACGTATAAAAATGAATGATTCTGAGGAGGTTTATTATGAAAGATAA
- a CDS encoding DUF3298 and DUF4163 domain-containing protein, with translation MKDKNLQQLKKNYMDVPIPVELDFIVKKSLEDNGVKITNSKANFKGIKIAAASIVAATALFTVGVNSSPVFAASLSNVPVVGSIVKILTFREYTVNEDSYNADIKVPSIQGLENKDLENNLNDKYLTENKKLYEDFMDDMEDMKSNGDGHLGVSSGYVVKTDNDRLLSIGRYVVNTVGSSSTTMKYDTIDKQSEILITLPSLFKNDSYVNIISENIKKQMIEQNKADENKFYWVEGIEKDVDMDLFEKISKDQNFYINSEGKLVISFDKYEVAPGYMGVVEFVIPTEILSDSLVSNEYIK, from the coding sequence ATGAAAGATAAAAATTTGCAACAATTAAAAAAGAACTATATGGATGTTCCTATTCCTGTAGAATTAGATTTTATAGTCAAAAAATCTTTAGAAGACAATGGAGTAAAAATCACCAATTCTAAAGCTAATTTTAAAGGTATAAAAATAGCAGCTGCTTCAATTGTTGCTGCAACAGCTTTATTTACTGTTGGAGTTAATAGTAGTCCAGTGTTTGCAGCATCATTATCAAATGTACCAGTTGTAGGTAGTATAGTAAAAATACTAACTTTCCGAGAGTATACTGTAAATGAAGATAGTTACAACGCAGATATAAAAGTTCCTTCTATACAAGGTTTAGAAAATAAAGACCTTGAAAACAATTTAAATGATAAATATCTTACTGAAAATAAAAAGCTATATGAAGATTTCATGGATGATATGGAAGATATGAAAAGTAACGGTGATGGTCATTTAGGCGTAAGCAGTGGTTATGTTGTAAAGACAGATAATGATAGGTTATTATCTATAGGTCGATATGTTGTAAATACTGTTGGTTCTTCTTCAACAACAATGAAGTATGATACCATAGATAAGCAAAGTGAAATCTTAATTACGCTACCAAGTTTATTTAAAAACGATAGTTATGTTAATATCATAAGTGAAAACATAAAAAAACAAATGATAGAACAAAATAAAGCCGATGAAAATAAATTTTATTGGGTTGAAGGAATAGAGAAAGATGTGGATATGGATCTATTCGAAAAGATTTCAAAAGATCAAAATTTTTATATTAATTCAGAAGGTAAACTTGTAATTTCATTTGATAAATATGAAGTCGCTCCTGGATATATGGGGGTAGTTGAATTTGTCATACCAACAGAAATTTTATCAGATAGCTTAGTTAGCAACGAATAT